In Rhodopirellula islandica, the sequence CCCTGTGGTACACGCTGACCCCGCAACCTCGCCCGCGTGCGACTTCGTTTGTCAAAGAGTATCAGTACCCGTCGCACACCAAACTGCCAAACAAAACCGTCACCGAGAACCATGGTGACCTCACCGCGTTCGTCGGAACCAAGGTCACGATGCGAGTGGAATTCGATCAACCCGTTCGAGACGCGGAGATGCGTTTCTCTTCGCGCGGTTCTGGGTTTGCCTTGGCATCCGTTTCCCCCGAGGATCAGCAGTTCGAAATCACCGTTCCGATCTCAACCCCCGGCAGCTATCGCCTGGACGCAACGGGTTCCGACACGGGACTGAACAACCCCTTTTCGCCGAGATACACGATTGACCCCGTGATCGACCGCAGCCCCATCGCGGCGTGGGACGAATCGATTCCGCGTCGACAAATTGCCTCGCCAGCGGCGGTGCTTTCGTTGGTCGGACATTTGGAGGACGACATTCCGATGGACTATGCGATCCAGCAAATCTTGTTGGAAGGTGAAGGGCTGACAGAAACCAAGATTGATTTGAAAGATCCCAGTTCAGTCGTTCGCGTGGATCTGAACTGGGACCTGGCTCGTTTTGATGGACGCGAAAATGCGGATGCAAAATTGCCGTCCGGCAGTCGCTTGAAGACTCGACTGATCGCCGTGGATCGAGCAGGCCACCGCGGTCAATCCAATTGGATTGATATTTTCATTGCGCAGTTGGATTTTGATCCCGATCGACATCACGATCTGTTGGCTCACCAAGAACTCACACAACAAATCACGCCTTGGTTCGAAGAACTGAACCAGATCAGTCAAGGCATGCAAAACAGCATGAAAGCCGCGATTGAGTCCCCGGACACTGAGTCGTTCCAGTTGAATCCCAATCTTCCCGCTCAATTGCAACAGCTTCGTGTCCGGTGGGAATCGATTTCTGGATTCAATGCCTCGGCCGATGAAATCTCACCCGCGCCGGACGAAGCAGCGCCGACCTCCATTCGCAAACTTCTGGCCTCGATGGACGATCCGATACGAATCGACCAATGGTCGCGTCTGGATTCGGCTGCCACTTTTGCCCTCGAACAGACGTCGCTTCAATACAAAACTTGGCAGCAGATTGGCGAGCAATTCCCCAACGACGATTCCGTGGACCAACGCAAACGGCTTTCGAGCTCGCATGTTGGCAAACTAGGCATGCTCACTCGATTGACGTCGCGGTCGATCGAGTTCACGAAAGCGATCCTGGCCATCGAGCTCGCCATGGGACTTTCCCAGGACATGGAAACGATTCAAACCAGCGCCGCGATGCTCGGTGACGCGGATGCCAACATCCCCATCACCAGGCTGCCGGGACAAAGCGAGCTGCTTCATCAGCAACTGCAACAAATCAGTGACCTCCTGAAGTCGATGGAACCGGATCTTCCCGAAGAAGTGCAGCGACACCATGAGCAAATCCATCGCTTCGTGGATCAACGCACCCAGGTCATCTCGGACGCTCGTGACAAACTTCGCACGTCGCAAGATGGGAATGCGGAGCGTCCCTTCCGCGAAACCATGCAGCAAATTGCAGAGGAAGTCAAAGCGTTGCGAGTTCATAGTTTGTTGCACGGCAACGTGGCCAACCGAATCGCCGCCGCGATGAAGGAGTTCACCGCGGAATCCATGGGATGGGCTGGACAGCTCGCAACGCTGAATCGAATCGGCAAGCAATGGCACGACCAACAACGCAAATCGAAATCACTCGCCGAACGCGGCGACTCCAATGAATTGGCTGAATCCAAATCCGTGGAACGACTGCACCAGGAATCCTTTCAAGGACTTCGCGACACCATCCTGAACCGCCTGCAACAAGCGGAACGTTTTGAAGAAGCGAGAAGCGATTCCCAGGTGACCGCCAGCTCGGACCTCGACCTCATCGCCCGGACCCTGGACGCCATCACTGCCGATGGATTCGTCTCGCCGGAAAGTTCGGACCTCGACGAGGTCGCATTTCATGACCAAGTCTCGAAAGCGGTGATGACGCTGGATGCAGGAAACCAATTGCATCGCTTCGAGAAACAGTGGCAGTTCGTGGCCGACCGAGAACGGTACCCAGTCAATTCTGCTGACGGGATCATCCATCAACCCATCCGACTCGAACACATCCAAGTCGCCAACGAAATCCCGATGGCGCAAGTTCGGCATCTCGGCCTGGATCCCCGTGTCGCCGACCCGCTGCGGGACACTCGTTGGAATCAAGACGCCAGCCAAGCCCGTGATCGATTGAACCGTCGTCGCTGGGAAAGCGAAACGCCAGTGTCAGCGGCCATCCCGATTGAGTCGATCCTGAAAACCTATCAATCCAGCTGGAATGATCTCGACCCGATGATGGAAGAGGCTCGTGAATTCCTTCGCAGACTCACACCGAGCTTGTCCGACCAGGCACGTGAGGCAGCGGAAGAAGCCAAGCAACAGAGCGATGCCATTGAAGAAGACCAGTCCAAACGTCCCGAATCCCCCGAACAGGTCGCGACCGAGGCGGAATCCAAGTTCGACGATTTGAAGGAGCAAGTCAGCGCGATCGCCGAACAATTGGCGGACCGAGCCAACAACGCGGACTACTCCCAAGCGGACGACGCGCAGGCTGCCCGCGATGCTGACCAGGCCATCGCAGCGATGGAACAACAGACCGAACAAGTTGCCAGCCAGCTCCGTGAAAACCAACCGGAAGAGGCTTCGCAATCACTTGCTGACCTTTCGAAAACATTGGAGACCATTGCGGACCACTTCGAAGCCATCGACGAAGGTGAAGATGCCTCCGAGACTCGGGACGCCCTCAATGAACTGACGCCCTCTTCGGAAGCAAACCCGTCCATGGACAACCAGTTCGACGCAGCGGAAGCGGTCGCCAAAGCCAACCAGATGACTCCCGAGCAATTGCTCGAACAACTTGAAAAGAAGCTGCCCACCGACCAACCGATGCAAGAATCGCTGCAGGACATCACGAAGCAGACGGTCCGTGCCGCCGAACAAATGATTCGCGAAGCGGCCAACGAAGAAACGTCGCTGCGTCGCAACTTGGAACGTTCTGACGCAGAGTTCTCGGAACAGAAACGAATCGCTCGGGACGAGTTGCGTTCCATCTCGGATCGCGCCGACGCCGTCGAGAAACACTTGCTGGCAATGGCAGAGCAAGCCAGTGGGTGGTCCAACGAAAATGCGACACAGCGAGCAATCGAACAGATTCGCGATGATCTCTCCCAAGCAACGCAAGCCAGCAAACAGGCACAGAACGACGCGGCCCTGTTGGACGACCTGCAAGACGCCAACCAATCCCTTCGCGAGGCGGTTCAGGATGCCGCGAAACAAACCGCAGCGATCAACGAGAAGGCTCGCCAGATGCAGAAACAATCCCTGCACAACAACGAGCAATCACGTGCCAAAGCGGCTCGACAACTGGAAGCAATGCAACGACGGGGAAAAAACCAATACCTGCAATCGCTTCAGAACGAGAACCAACAGTGGCACCGCAATGTCGATGAGGCGGGCCGCCGAATCCAACAAGCTCAAAACCAAGAACGCAATGCTCAGCGAAGCCTCGACCAGGCCAAGCAACAACAGAAAAAGCACCCTGGGGAAGAGTGGGCAGAAAAAAACGTGGCAGACAAACAAGCCCAAGTCGAAAACGCAGCAACCGCGGCGGCAGCCGCCAAGCAAACTCGCGATTTGGCTCGCGAATCGGAGCGTCAGGCGAAACAACGGTATGAAGATGCTCGCAATCGAGCGGTTGCCAACCTCGATGCTGCCAATCCCGCTGCTGAATTGCTCTCGCGTGTCACTCAGCAGGCCACCGAAGAACTGCAGGACCTCGCCGAATCACTCGATTCCAACCAAGAATCGCTCGCGATCGACGAATCGCTCGAACCGCCCGCGTCCTCGAATCAACCCCTTGCCGAGCAACAACAGCGACTTCAACACTCTGTCGCGATGGCAGCGGAAGAACTTCGCAGAGCAGCACGCCACGAAGCACGACTGGGCAACAGGACTTCCGCTGAAAAACTTGACGAGGTTGCCACGGAAATCGAAGCCGTCAGTCAACAACCGATGAACGTAGCCCAAGAATCCTTGCAGTCCGGTGAAGCCAGCCAAGCCAATCAGCAGCTCGCTCAAGCGGCCGAGCAACTGCAAGCGAAAGCAGATGCACTCGCCCAACAAGCAAGCAGCGATCCAGCCAACAGAGAAGGCGACTCCTCCACTGCTTCGGATGACGCCCCGTCTTCCTCGCAGAGTCAAAAACTCGCAAAAACACTGGATGAACTGGACCGAGCCCTCCATTCACCGCCCCCGGATCCGGCAGGCAGTGACGCCCAATCCGATCCCTCTCAGACATCGCAATCGCAGCAAACGCCTGAGAACCAAACCTCAGATCAATCGGCGGATGGTTCCGCGGGAGAATCCTCCTCCGAGGCGTCAGGCAGCCAGCAGGCCAATCAGCCCAACTCGCCGGCCAGCCCCGGTCAGCAGCAAACGTCGGGACAGGCATCCTCGACACTGGCGGAAGCGGCTCAGCAAGCCATCCGCAACCTGGCTCAACAACGCCAACGACAGTTGCAACAGATTGCACAAGCCGGCGATCCATCCCAGCCATCGGATCAAGATTCCTCGCAACCAAGCAGTCCCCAAGCGAACCATCCAGCCCGCGGCGAAGGGCAAGCACGTGACAACTCTCTGATCGATGCAAGCGATTGGAACATTGCGGACGGGGATTGGGGCGACCTACGAGAACGTCAAACCGAAGAGGTCATCCAAGACCGTAAAGTGCGTCTTCCGATGACGTACCGCAAAGCGGTCCAGGCGTACTTCGAAGCTGTTTCCGCCGAAGCGGCCAAGTCCAGTGAATCCAAACCACGATCGGACAGGTGATTCCTGTGAAAGTTCCTCAGCACGCCCCACTCGACCGCCGATCCTGGCTCGCCCGAGCCATGTTTGGTACCGGCATAACGTGTGCAAGCGCACTTGGGCCGGGGGCAAACCGGTTCCTCACTTCAGCCTCCGCAGAAGAGGACCTGACAGATCTCTATGTTGATGACGCCATTGACCATTCCGTGAACCAGGGCATCCAGTTCCTGTTGCGATTACAGAAGGAGGACGGATCGATCGCCGATCGCGGCAATGCAACGGCGATGACATCGCTGGTGATCATGGCGTTCGCATCCATCGGAACGATTCCGGAACCAGCGACTCTCGAGGGTCGCGTGATGAGCCGAGCCATCGAGTTTGTGTTGCAACCTCGCAATCAAACGCAGGGGTACTTTGGCCATCACGATGGGTCTCGCATGTATGGGCACGGCATCACCACGCTGATGCTGACCGAGATATTGGGCATGGGGGCAACCATCGACCAAAACGAACGGATTCACAACGCTCTGGTGCAAGCGATCCAGGTCATCCTCCAATCGCAAGCCGTCTCCAAACCACAACGCCTTCAGGGCGGGTGGCGATACAAACCCGATTCCAGAGACTCCGATCTATCCGTTTCGGTTTGGCAAGTCATGGCCTTGCGATCCGCCAAGAATGATGGCCTGGACGTCCCCTCCGAAGCGATCGATTTGGCAGTGGAGTACCTGAAAGAATCGTACACGTCGCCATTGGACGAAAACGGACAACCAAGAGAAAAGGCCAGCGGCTTTGCCTACACTCCGGGAACACATCATCCCGCATTCACAATGACCGCGGCCGGTTTGCTCGCCATGCAAACCTGTGGCCAATACGACTCCCCCTTGGTTGCTGGGGCGGCAGCGTGGTTGCTCGAACACCCTCCTCGAACAAACGAGCGGTTCTTTTTCTACGGCATGTATTACTACGCTCAGGGCATGCACCAAATCGGGGGAGAAGCCGCGACCACAGCAGCCAAAATGGTTCCTGAGCTGTTGCTGCGATTGCAAGCCGACAACGGATCTTGGGTCAGTCACCAGGGCGAAGAACGCAATGTGGGGGTCGCCTACGCCACCGCCTTGGCCATTCTCAGCCTCAGCGTTCGCTACCATTACTTGCCGATTTATCAAAGATAATCGACCGCCATGGGGGTGCATTCCCACCGTGAATCGCGACAGATTTGCCAATCACTCAATCCCCACGAAACGAATTGGATTGACAACCGGAACGGACCTGGGAATACTACCGGCAACGTTGCGTGGTGCCTTTGATCCAAGGCTTGGATCCTAGGAAACAGGGAACTTCGGTGAGATTCCGAGACGGCCCGGCCGCTGTATCCGACGCGAAGTTGCTGACTCAGTGACTTCCAAGCAAACACTCCTCTTGTGCCATTGTCATTGATCGGAATTTTCCGTGACAGACGAGAAGGCGAGCGTTTGCGAGTTTGCGTCGGGAGTCAGAAGACCTACCACGAAACGGACGCTAAGTGATCTTCTTGGGCGAGATCGGCGTCGGGGCGAAATCCAATTTCGCTTGGCTGTTTCGTTGAATTCCAGTCCGAATGATCAAGGCGACTTCCGCGCGGGTATTTCCCGAGCGATGGGTCCGCATTCGAACTGACTCGATCGCTTTGCATGCTCCCGTCTCCTCGTTCGCATTGCCGCCGCTACCGAAGCGTTTTCGCGATGGGTTTCACCTTGGTGGAATTGCTGGTCGTGATCGCCATCATCGGCGTCTTGGTCGGTTTGCTTCTGCCCGCCGTCCAGGCCGCTCGTGAAGCCATGCGGCGTGCGTCTTGCCAAAACAATTTGCACCAAATTGGTTTGGCGTTGCACAACTACCATGCCGCCCACAACAAGTTTCCACCGGGTGCGATTGAGGTGCGACCTCAGTATCCCAATGGAAAACAATTGGCTTGGTCTGCGTTTGTGTTGCCGTTTCTGGAGCAATCAGGACTGCACGAACAAATCGACTTTCGGCTCGCGTTTGATGCTCCGGAAAATGAAGTCGCCGCGGCAACCGCCTTGCCGACCTTCCTGTGCCCCAGCACGCCGCGGACCGATGGACAGATCCAAGGTCGCGGGGCGTCCGACTACGGCGGGATCTACGGTCAGCGAATCACGGGCCGAAACGATCCCCCCAACGGGATGATGCTGCACGACCGAGCTCTCGCGATGCGCGACATCTTGGACGGCAGTTCGAACACCGTGATGGTCTCGGAGGATGCCGCGTTTCCGGATGGGCAATGGATCAACGGACGCAACTTGTTTGATCAAGCCTTCCCGATCAACCAAGCCCCCGCATTTGAAAACGACATGCGTAGCTTTCACGTCGGTGGCGTGATGGTCCTTCGCGCGGACAGCTCGGTCACATTTTTGACCGAGCAACTCGACCTAGAGATCCTGGCGGCGCTCTGCACGCGAGCCGGACATGACGACGCCACCCTGTAACACATCATTGAATCAAACACTCCCTGGATCTGCCGTGAACCCGCTCAAGCCAAGTCGTTTCGCTCGTCGCCGACAGTTGCATCTGACCATCGAACAATTGGAATCGCGTCAGCTCCTTGCCGCGGGCCCTTACGCCCCAGCCGCGAACGAAGTGGGCTCATCCGCAATCGATCGCGAATCGCCCGCCATCGTGGGATGGGCCACCGGCGTGGAAGACTACACCCCGGGAGCCGCGGTGGATGAAGTTTGGCAGGAATCCTCTCGAGCTCTCGGTCCCGCTGAAGGACAATCCGGCAGCATCGTCTCGCTAGGACGAGCGGGAACACTCACGCTGACCTTTGAGGATCCCATTCGAGATGGGTTGGGATTCGACTTTGCTGTGTTTGAGAATTCCTTTTCAGACACATTTCTCGAACTTGGCTACGTGGAAGTCTCTTCCGACGGAGTCAACTTCGTCCGCTTTGAAAGCGATTCTCGCACCGACTCGGCTGTCGCTGCGTTCGGGTCCATTGATCCAACCAATTTGAACAACTTGGCGGGCAAGTACCGCGGTGGATTTGGCACGCCGTTCGATCTGCAAGAACTTCGCGGCACCGCCGGACTGGACGTCACCGCCATCACGCACGTTCGGTTGGTCGACATTTTTGGTGACGGCACCTCGTTGGATGGACAAGGCGACCCGATCTACGACCCCACTCCCACCACCGGCAGTGCGGGACTGGATGTCGATGGCGTCGCCGTGTTGCACGCCAAACAAACGGGTCCCGCGATCATCGATTTCGAAACGCTCGGTTCCGAACTCGGTGCCTCCACTTTTTCCAACCAAGCCCCCAACGGTTTCGAGCAAGAAGAACTGTCACTGAACAACGACTACAACTCGCTGTACGGAAGCTGGCAGGGCTGGTCGATTTCCAAGACAACCGATTCCACCACCGCTGATTTTTCCAATCAATACAGTGCCTTCCCCGGTGAGGGCCATGATGGCTCCGACACCTACGCCGTCGGCTTCTATTCCGAGTATGCCAGCCCCGAAAACCGCCCCACACTCGAACTGGATCCTGAAGTCGGTTCCCAGTTTGATTCGCTTTGGATCACCAACACAACTTACGCCGCACTTTCGATGACCGAAGGTGACCAATTTGCGAAGCAGTTTGGTGGCGACAGCGGCACGGACCCAGACTTCTACGAAGTCGACATCCATGGGCTCGACGACGCGGGAACATCCATCGGCACCGTGACCGTCGTGCTTGCCGATTTCCGGTTTGAGAACTCGGAGGATGATTTCATCGTGGATGAATGGATCCAGGTCGATCTGTCATCGCTTGAAAGCGCTCAAGCATTGCAGTTCCAAGTGCGATCTTCGGACATCGGCGACTTTGGAATCAACACTCCAACCTACTTTGCGGTCGATGACGTGGTCGTCAAACGCCCACAGGTCGCCTTGGATTTCGAAGACACATCGCTCTTGGAATCCGAATCGATGATCGGGCGAGTCTCACGGCCTGCTCTCGATAGCAGTTCGCTGATGACCGTCTCGATCAGCAACTCGAACAGTTCGTTGGTGAACCTGCCAACTCAGGTCACCATTGCAGCAGGCGCTGACTACGCCGAATTCACCGTTTCCACCTCGGACGATGACTTGGCTGGCCCAAATCAAATGGTTGAGTTCACTGCCACAGCTGAACTGCAGGCCCCACGAACTCGAGAACTGAGCGTGCTCGATGACGATGCAACGGGACTCGTCTTTTCAAGCAGTTCTTTGCAACAAACAGAAGGGGCCTCCGCCACCACGCTGACGCTTCGCCGCAATGACTTCGACATCTCATCCCCGTTGGCCGTTTCTGTTTCTGCCCAGCCCGATTCACGGTTGAACTACCCTGCATCGCTCACCTTTCCAGCGGGCCAACGCGAAGTTTCGCTGGTCATCTCGATCACGGATGACGAAAAGTTCTCGCCGGCACAGTCTGTTCAATTGGTCGCCACCGCTGAAGGACACGCTGAATCGGTTGCAACAGTCGAACTCCTGGATGACGACTCGCGTGCGTTGACCGCCACCAACCCAGCGTCTCCCTTGGAAGAATCCAATCCAAGTCAAACCGTCACCGCGATCATCCATCGCAATGATGCGTCGCTCGACCAACCCATGACAATCGGGCTCACCAACCCGAATCCAGAGTTGCTGACGATGCCGGCCTCGATTGTGATTCCGTCTGGATTTGATTCCGTCGAAGTCACCATTGGTTTGATCGACAACGACGTCGCAAACACCAGTCACACGTTCACGGTGGTCGCATCCAATCCGAACGCCGCCACTGCTGAATTCGATGTCACGGTGATCGACGACGAAGCCCCCACCTTCGTGTTGGCTCTGCTTGACTCGCAGGGCGTCGCCTTGAACGAAGTGACAGAAGGACAGTCGGTTCGTTTGTCGGTCACTCGCCCCGCATCCAGCGTGTCTGAATCGGTCACTGTCACGCTGGAACAGTCACTCACCGAACGCATCGATGGGCCCTTGGAAGTCACAATCCCCGCGGGAGCAACCGCCGCGGAATTGACTTGGCTGATCGAACCCGATGAGACATTGACTGGAAGTCTGGACTGGGTGATCGAAGCCAGCACGCCAGGCTTCGAAACCGCACGACTTGAAACCACTGTCTTGGATTCTGATTCGCCAGCACTGACGATCAGCGGGCCAACCGAACCACTGCTGGAATCTGATTCCACCTCGATCGGCGATTTCGAATCGTTCGGGCAAACCTTGGTCGCGGATGAATTCAACAACAACGCCGGACAAGCAGGTGTCTTCGTCGATGGTGAACTGACATTCGGCAATTCGTTTAGCAACGCGTACGGCTTTGACAGTTGGTCTGGGTTCTCGATCAGTCGCGAGTCGGACACAACCACCTCCGGTTTCTTCAACCAGTACGCTGCCATCACCGGCGAGGGCGTTCGCGATTCGAACACCTATGCCATCGGATACAACGGTGCCGATGCCATCATCCGGCGTTCCAATGATTCTCAACCGTTCGAATCCATCGCCGTCACCAACACAACTTACGCCGCACTCTCAATGCTCAACGGCGACGCTTTCGCAAAGCAATTTGGCGGTGAGTCAGGCGATGATCCCGACACATTCGTCTTGACGATCATCGGCAAGAATGAAAATGGCGAGTCGATTGGCGAAGTTGGATTCCATCTTGCCGACTATCGTTTTGAAGACAACTCGCTGGACTACATCGTTGATGAATGGACCACCGTTGACCTCACACCGATCGGCCAAGCAACCCAACTGCACTTTGGATTGTCGTCCACTGACGTGGGCCAATTCGGCATGAACACGCCGGGCTACTTCGCACTGGACGACGTCCAGCTTGCCGCTCCAGGCGAAGGGCTGCCGCAACTCACCCTCCACCGGCAAACACTCGACAACAGCGAACCGTTGGAAGTGAGCTTGGTTGCTGACCGAACCGACATCCGGATCCCTGAAACGATCGTCATCCCTTCTGGGCAAGACAGCGTGTCAGTCCCAGTTCGTTTGATCGACAATCTGCTGGCAGAAGACAATCGAGAGGTCGCGATCACTGCCACGGCAAACGGGTTTGCCCCTCAAGTCATCTCGTTGACCATCGAAGACAACGACACCCAATCGCTCACGGTGACTCACGATTCAAATGAAACGTTGAATGAGTCACAAATCATCGTCATCAACGTGGAAGACACAGGCTCGAGCCTCGATGCCGAATCGTTCCACAACGGCTCTGATCTGTCGGGAGCCATCGTTGCCGGGCCACTTGAATTCCCGAACGTCTACAACGAGCAGTACGACTTCTGGAGCGGTTGGGCGGCGTCCAACGTGACGGACGTGGCAACGCCCGGCTATTCCAACCAGTACGCTGCGTATTCCAACCTCTCTGGGGACCAACCCGGTGGTGGCGATTCTTCTGAGACCTTCTTGATCGGTGCAGGCAGCGGCGACTCCGCTCCCACCCTGACTCTGCCCGAAACAATGTCCGACGCCCGATTCGCGTCCATTTCATTGACGAACAGCACCTACGCGGCACTCTCAATGCAGCAAGGCGACTCCTTCGCGAAGCAGTTTGGTGGAGAAACCGGTGACGACCCGGACTACTTCTTGCTGACAATCGTCGGCCTGGATTTGTCTGGTGAGACCGTCGGAAGCGTTGACTTCTACCTTGCTGACTACCGTTTCGAGAACAACTCACTGGACTACATCGTCGGTGAGTGGACCACCATTGACTTGACCTCCTTGGACGGAGCCTCCCAGCTTCGATTTGACCTTTCTTCATCGGATGTCGGTGACTTCGGGATGAACACTCCCGCCTATTTCGCGGCAGACAACGTGATCCTGGACCAAGTGTCCGCGGAGCCAACGTCGGTGGTGATCCATCGAAATGCAGCCGATTTGAGTTCAGCACTACCGCTCACTTTCGAATCGGACGACCCACGTTTCGCGATCGATGCACCGATCGAGATCCCCGCGGGAGCTGACTCCGTTCGAATCCCGGTCTCGATACTGAACGACCGCACGGTCAACACCGACGGCAGCGCCCGCTGGACAGTGTCCGCAGACGGCCACATTGCCGGTGACGCCAATGTTTCGATCCAAGACGACGAAACCCCAGGCATCGAGTTGCACCGGTTGCTTCAGCCGTTGGAGGTCATCGAGGGCGAAGCAGCCAATTTGTACGAGGTTCGTTTATCGCAACGCCCTGCATCAAGTGTCACCGTTTCAGTGGAAGCTTTGATTGAATCCATGGATGCAGGTGAGCAACTCTCCCTCAGTGCAAACACATTGACATTCACCCCCGACAATTGGTCTGAACCTCAAACGATCACCGTCTCGGCCAACGTGGACACCCTGCAGGAACCCAATCAAACAGTTCAGCTAACACTGCAAATTGTCAGCGACCTCAGTGACCCCGGCTATGCCTCCGCGGAATCCCAACAGGACTTCTTCACACTCGTCG encodes:
- a CDS encoding peptidase — protein: MSELPYGMLGELPRTNHQAPSELLPATRDALRAFARRRATLQACRGVAVGVTMLITAMIALALIDHFVRPSTLPRVLLSLLAYVAAGWAAYRNGIASAFQSSPAEVAGSFEIAQSKLRGQILSAVELSEVDHLNGSPDFRRKLQSHVADQMGDVEVRRLLPWKLIQQALWVLFSLLVAITALGLIPTLELPRRFARVLLPIAPIQRASLTKIHLLQPAPPSAMVAEGDLVGVMVEVDRLGRSDVWLEIRDELGQERQRMVRRSHEALANQTHDQAALDAPRLPTYSANLPVQQTSVEYRILAGDAETLWYTLTPQPRPRATSFVKEYQYPSHTKLPNKTVTENHGDLTAFVGTKVTMRVEFDQPVRDAEMRFSSRGSGFALASVSPEDQQFEITVPISTPGSYRLDATGSDTGLNNPFSPRYTIDPVIDRSPIAAWDESIPRRQIASPAAVLSLVGHLEDDIPMDYAIQQILLEGEGLTETKIDLKDPSSVVRVDLNWDLARFDGRENADAKLPSGSRLKTRLIAVDRAGHRGQSNWIDIFIAQLDFDPDRHHDLLAHQELTQQITPWFEELNQISQGMQNSMKAAIESPDTESFQLNPNLPAQLQQLRVRWESISGFNASADEISPAPDEAAPTSIRKLLASMDDPIRIDQWSRLDSAATFALEQTSLQYKTWQQIGEQFPNDDSVDQRKRLSSSHVGKLGMLTRLTSRSIEFTKAILAIELAMGLSQDMETIQTSAAMLGDADANIPITRLPGQSELLHQQLQQISDLLKSMEPDLPEEVQRHHEQIHRFVDQRTQVISDARDKLRTSQDGNAERPFRETMQQIAEEVKALRVHSLLHGNVANRIAAAMKEFTAESMGWAGQLATLNRIGKQWHDQQRKSKSLAERGDSNELAESKSVERLHQESFQGLRDTILNRLQQAERFEEARSDSQVTASSDLDLIARTLDAITADGFVSPESSDLDEVAFHDQVSKAVMTLDAGNQLHRFEKQWQFVADRERYPVNSADGIIHQPIRLEHIQVANEIPMAQVRHLGLDPRVADPLRDTRWNQDASQARDRLNRRRWESETPVSAAIPIESILKTYQSSWNDLDPMMEEAREFLRRLTPSLSDQAREAAEEAKQQSDAIEEDQSKRPESPEQVATEAESKFDDLKEQVSAIAEQLADRANNADYSQADDAQAARDADQAIAAMEQQTEQVASQLRENQPEEASQSLADLSKTLETIADHFEAIDEGEDASETRDALNELTPSSEANPSMDNQFDAAEAVAKANQMTPEQLLEQLEKKLPTDQPMQESLQDITKQTVRAAEQMIREAANEETSLRRNLERSDAEFSEQKRIARDELRSISDRADAVEKHLLAMAEQASGWSNENATQRAIEQIRDDLSQATQASKQAQNDAALLDDLQDANQSLREAVQDAAKQTAAINEKARQMQKQSLHNNEQSRAKAARQLEAMQRRGKNQYLQSLQNENQQWHRNVDEAGRRIQQAQNQERNAQRSLDQAKQQQKKHPGEEWAEKNVADKQAQVENAATAAAAAKQTRDLARESERQAKQRYEDARNRAVANLDAANPAAELLSRVTQQATEELQDLAESLDSNQESLAIDESLEPPASSNQPLAEQQQRLQHSVAMAAEELRRAARHEARLGNRTSAEKLDEVATEIEAVSQQPMNVAQESLQSGEASQANQQLAQAAEQLQAKADALAQQASSDPANREGDSSTASDDAPSSSQSQKLAKTLDELDRALHSPPPDPAGSDAQSDPSQTSQSQQTPENQTSDQSADGSAGESSSEASGSQQANQPNSPASPGQQQTSGQASSTLAEAAQQAIRNLAQQRQRQLQQIAQAGDPSQPSDQDSSQPSSPQANHPARGEGQARDNSLIDASDWNIADGDWGDLRERQTEEVIQDRKVRLPMTYRKAVQAYFEAVSAEAAKSSESKPRSDR
- a CDS encoding prenyltransferase/squalene oxidase repeat-containing protein, translating into MFGTGITCASALGPGANRFLTSASAEEDLTDLYVDDAIDHSVNQGIQFLLRLQKEDGSIADRGNATAMTSLVIMAFASIGTIPEPATLEGRVMSRAIEFVLQPRNQTQGYFGHHDGSRMYGHGITTLMLTEILGMGATIDQNERIHNALVQAIQVILQSQAVSKPQRLQGGWRYKPDSRDSDLSVSVWQVMALRSAKNDGLDVPSEAIDLAVEYLKESYTSPLDENGQPREKASGFAYTPGTHHPAFTMTAAGLLAMQTCGQYDSPLVAGAAAWLLEHPPRTNERFFFYGMYYYAQGMHQIGGEAATTAAKMVPELLLRLQADNGSWVSHQGEERNVGVAYATALAILSLSVRYHYLPIYQR
- a CDS encoding DUF1559 domain-containing protein; translated protein: MLPSPRSHCRRYRSVFAMGFTLVELLVVIAIIGVLVGLLLPAVQAAREAMRRASCQNNLHQIGLALHNYHAAHNKFPPGAIEVRPQYPNGKQLAWSAFVLPFLEQSGLHEQIDFRLAFDAPENEVAAATALPTFLCPSTPRTDGQIQGRGASDYGGIYGQRITGRNDPPNGMMLHDRALAMRDILDGSSNTVMVSEDAAFPDGQWINGRNLFDQAFPINQAPAFENDMRSFHVGGVMVLRADSSVTFLTEQLDLEILAALCTRAGHDDATL